In a genomic window of Brucella anthropi ATCC 49188:
- a CDS encoding ABC transporter substrate-binding protein, translating to MFNKFTGFIAAAAIAATAVFAVAPAQADDLEKIKASGELKIAMSGQYPPFNFVNEKNEVVGFDASIGSAIAERMQLKPQLITTAWDGIVAGLRAGKFDTVVGSMTITPEREKAVDFVGPYYHAGRAVFVKEDSAVQKLDDLKGKTLGVTLGETHEKWAREQGGWTIRTYKGLPELMLELNSGRVDAIVVDNIPVMVAIKETGQKVRKLDTPDIEGGSVAIGIAIRKNNPELKAAMQKALDEIMADGTYEKISMEWVGSDIR from the coding sequence ATGTTTAACAAATTCACGGGTTTCATCGCCGCTGCCGCGATTGCCGCCACCGCAGTTTTTGCTGTAGCGCCCGCACAGGCGGATGATCTTGAAAAGATCAAGGCATCGGGCGAACTGAAGATCGCCATGAGCGGCCAGTATCCGCCGTTCAATTTCGTCAATGAGAAGAACGAGGTCGTGGGTTTCGATGCTTCCATCGGTTCGGCGATTGCCGAGCGCATGCAGTTGAAGCCACAGCTCATCACCACCGCATGGGACGGTATCGTTGCCGGTCTTCGGGCGGGGAAGTTCGACACGGTGGTCGGCTCCATGACGATCACGCCGGAACGCGAGAAGGCAGTGGACTTTGTGGGACCATATTATCACGCGGGCCGCGCGGTTTTCGTGAAGGAAGATTCCGCCGTTCAGAAGCTCGACGATCTCAAGGGCAAGACACTGGGCGTAACGCTTGGTGAAACCCATGAGAAGTGGGCGCGAGAACAGGGTGGCTGGACCATTCGCACCTATAAGGGTCTGCCGGAACTGATGCTTGAACTGAATTCGGGTCGTGTCGACGCCATTGTCGTCGACAACATCCCGGTCATGGTGGCGATCAAGGAAACCGGACAGAAAGTCCGCAAGCTCGATACGCCGGACATTGAAGGCGGCAGCGTTGCAATCGGTATCGCCATTCGCAAGAACAATCCCGAGCTGAAGGCAGCGATGCAGAAAGCTCTCGACGAGATCATGGCCGATGGCACCTATGAAAAGATCTCGATGGAATGGGTCGGCAGCGACATTCGCTGA
- a CDS encoding amino acid ABC transporter permease, giving the protein MQALDFSIVTPYTDLLLTGLWWTLVLTVSSAFLSFVLGIAFALVVLYAPAILAYPVRFFMWLFMGTPLLLQLFLIYFGLVQIGINIPALGAGIIGLSLHFAVYNADIIRAGIVAVDPGQMEGARSIGFSHGQALRYVVIPQAIRNTIPPIGNNMIVLLKDTSLVSIIGIAELVHSAQLAISETFSPFEFYITVAAIYYVVNLVLEAGLRRIERKVEVTR; this is encoded by the coding sequence ATGCAAGCCCTCGATTTCAGCATCGTCACTCCCTATACGGATCTGCTTCTGACCGGCCTTTGGTGGACGCTGGTTCTGACCGTTTCGTCGGCATTCTTGAGCTTCGTGCTGGGGATCGCATTTGCGCTGGTTGTGCTTTATGCGCCTGCCATTCTGGCCTATCCGGTGCGTTTCTTCATGTGGCTGTTCATGGGAACGCCGCTTCTGCTGCAACTGTTCCTGATCTATTTCGGGCTGGTACAGATCGGCATCAATATCCCCGCGCTTGGCGCTGGCATTATCGGCCTCAGCCTGCACTTCGCGGTCTATAATGCCGACATTATCCGGGCAGGTATTGTGGCAGTCGATCCCGGCCAGATGGAAGGCGCCCGTTCCATCGGGTTCAGCCATGGTCAGGCTTTGCGTTATGTCGTCATTCCGCAGGCGATCCGCAACACGATCCCGCCGATCGGCAACAACATGATCGTTCTTCTGAAGGACACGTCGCTGGTTTCGATCATCGGCATTGCGGAACTGGTGCACAGCGCCCAGCTTGCAATCAGCGAAACCTTCAGCCCGTTTGAATTCTATATCACCGTCGCGGCCATCTATTACGTGGTCAATCTGGTCCTTGAGGCCGGTTTGCGGCGCATTGAAAGAAAAGTGGAGGTCACGCGATGA
- a CDS encoding amino acid ABC transporter permease — translation MDFALMQRVLPFFLEAAWVTVQISALALILGFAVAAILVAGRLSRSPILRGLAAAYVSVFRGTPCLVQLFILYFGGPQIGINLEPFAAGVIGLGLNIGAYMSESIRGAIQSVDRGQSEAARSIGFGRGQTMRFVVLPQAARLMIRPLGVNAIALLKGSALVSTISVVELTYTAQRFIGSTYKPFEIFGVAAVLYMIIIYIVARGVDLLDKRFAAQ, via the coding sequence ATGGATTTTGCGTTGATGCAGCGCGTCCTCCCGTTCTTTCTGGAGGCGGCATGGGTAACTGTGCAAATTTCCGCGCTGGCCCTGATCCTGGGCTTTGCGGTGGCCGCAATACTCGTGGCGGGCCGCTTGTCTCGTTCCCCCATTCTGCGCGGACTTGCAGCTGCCTATGTCAGTGTCTTTCGCGGCACGCCTTGCCTTGTGCAGCTCTTCATTCTCTATTTCGGCGGTCCGCAGATCGGCATCAATCTGGAACCGTTTGCTGCTGGCGTTATCGGGCTTGGGCTGAACATCGGCGCCTATATGTCGGAATCGATCCGTGGAGCGATCCAGAGCGTCGATCGCGGCCAGAGCGAAGCCGCGCGCTCCATCGGCTTCGGGCGTGGCCAGACCATGCGGTTCGTCGTGCTGCCGCAGGCCGCTCGCCTCATGATCCGTCCGCTGGGCGTCAACGCTATTGCCCTTTTGAAGGGTTCGGCGCTGGTCTCGACCATTTCGGTGGTTGAGCTGACCTATACGGCGCAGCGTTTCATCGGTTCGACCTACAAACCGTTCGAGATTTTCGGCGTTGCAGCCGTTCTCTACATGATCATCATCTATATCGTGGCGCGCGGGGTCGATCTCCTCGACAAGCGCTTCGCGGCGCAGTGA